The Deinococcus carri sequence CAGCGCCTCGACCGGGCCCTGGTGACGGCCCGTGGCGGGGCGCGCCCCGACCTAGGCGGCAAGTGCGTGCTGCTGGTGGGGTGCGGCTCGGTCGGGGGTCACCTGGCCACCATGCTCGCGACGGCCGGGGTGGGGCACCTGACGCTGGTCGACCCCGACCGGCTGGCCTGGGAGAACGTCTTCCGGCACGTGCTGGGGAAAAAGGCCCTCGGGCGCCGCAAGGTAGAGGCGCTCGCGGCCGAGCTGCGCGACCGGGTCCCCTACTTGAGGGTGCGTGGCGTGCCCCATACCATCGCCCAAGCGCTGCGCGAGGGCGAGCTGGAGCTCGGGGATTTCGACCTGATCGTCTCCGCGACGGGCGAGCCGACCGTGGACCTCGACCTGAACGCTCGCATCCAGGGGCAGGGCGGCCCCCCGGCGGTGTTCGCCTGGCTGGAGCCCTTCGGCATCGGCGGGCATGCCGCCCTCTCCACCGGGGGGCAGGGCTGCTTCGAGTGCCTGTACACCCCGCCCGAGGAGGACGCGGCGGAGGGGCCGTTCAACCGGGCAGCGCTCTACGCCCAGGCGCAGCCGCGGGACTTCAACCTCGACGAGGTGGGCTGCGGCAGCTTCTACGCGCCCTTCTCCGACCTCGACGCCCGGCAGACGGCGGAGCTCGCGACGCGCCTGGCGATCTCGGCCCTGGAGGGCCGGGAGGGGCAGAGCGTCCTCAGGAGCTGGAAGGGCGACTCCACAGACTTCCAGGCCGCTGGCTACGTCCTCTCCGCGCGGCACGGACTGTCCTCGGACGCCCTGCGGGCGGGGGTGGACTACGCCTCGCCCGGCTGCCGCACATGTCGGGCAGGCCGAGCGGCGTGAGCCTGCCGCTGGTGTTCCGGAAGGGGGATGGTGGCCGGCTGGGGATCGCCAGGAGCGGCCTGGAGCGGATGCTGTCGTTCACCCAGCGCGGGCCACACGACACCGAGGCGGGGGGCGTGCTGATCGGCCGCTTCATCGAGGGGGGCGAGGACGTGGTGGTCGACCTAGTCACCCCGCCGCTCCCGGGGGACCGCCGCTCGCGCTCGCGCTTCCACCGCGCGCAGAGGACCCACCAGGAGGTCATCGACCACGAGTGGCAGGCGAGCGGGGGAACCCGCACCTACCTGGGGGAATGGCACACCCACCCCGAGCCCTACCCCACACCGTCGACGATCGACCTCAACGGCTGGCGACAGCGGATGAAGCGCGACACCTTCCACGGGGATACCCTGCACTTCCTGATCGTCGGGCAGGTCGAGGTCCGCGCCTGGGAGATGCGGCGTGGGCTGTGCATCCCCTACGTGGCGCCGCGGGCCACACGCCTGGCGCGGACCGAGGAGGGGGAGAGCTGATGCTCAGGGGTGAGTTGAAAGGAGATTCATGACCAAGAGGAGCAAGAAGCCCACGACGAAGAAGCTGGCGCAGTCAGCTGGGGCCCCAAAGGCAGAGTCGGCGGCCACTGAGAAGCGTAGGAGCGAGACTCACAAGAACCTCGGCACCTGGGACACCATCCGGCTCTGGGTCGCCGCCGGCGGGCGCTGCCAGCGGTGCAACGAGCTGCTGACCGAGAGCCCGACCTCGTGGGATCCCCTGAACCTGGCCGAGCGCGCCCACATCGTCGCCCAGACGGAAGGGGGCCCCCGGGGGCAGGAAGGGCTGTCCAACGAGCTCGCCACGAGCCTTGAGAACGTGATGCTGCTCTGCCTCAAGTGCCACAAGGAGATCGACGACGCCAAGCTGCTGCCAAAGTTCTCGGTCGACCGGCTGCGCAAGATGAAGGCGCAGCATGAGGAGCGGGTTCGCTACCTCACGGACCTGCGGCCCAAGCGCACGCGGATTCTCCTGCTCACCACGCCGATCCGGCAGCCTGCCGACGCGGGGAACGAGGCGAAGGATCGCGAGGTCGTGCTGCGGGAAGTTGACGCCCGCGAGGCGATCCTGCCCGACTACTTCGCGGACTCGCCCCACGCGACGGCGATCCGGGTGGAGATCGAGGGCGAGGAGGATGCTGTCGCCTGGCAGAGCACCTTCCGCCGCATCAAGCAGCGCTTCGACGCGAAGGTGCAGGGCGAGCAGTTGGATCACCTCTCGGTGTTCGGGCTTGGGAAGATCCCCGCGCTCGCCTACCTGGGACACTTGATCGGGGATACCCGTCCCGTCACCGTGTTCAACGTCAGCAACGGCGTACCGCAGAAATGGCAGGAGGCGGGTCCGGCGAACTTCGAGTACCAGGTCAATCGACCGCCGAGAGCGGAGCGCCCCAGCCGGGACGTGCTGCTGCTGCTCTCGCTCTCCGGGCCGGTGGTGGCGCGGCAGTACGCGGGGCGTGTGCCTGAGGGCAGCGATGTCTACGAGATCGCCAACGAGGAGAAGTACCAGCAGCTCAACTGGCTTGTCGCGGAGAAGCAGCTCCAGCAGTTTGGGACGGTCTATCAGGACCTGCTCAGCGAGATCCAGAGGACCCACGGGCAGGACGCCGTGATCCACGTGCTGGCCGCCGCACCAGCCGCCGTGGCCATTGAGGTCGGCCGGCTTCACCGGTCCAACTCCCATCCTCGCTTAGAGGTCTACAACTGTGTGGGCGGCTTCTTCTCGCCCGCGCTCACCCTGAGGAGGGGCGAATGACTGAACCGCGGCTATTTACCATCGTGCGCGAAGCCGACGCCACCGGCATCAGCGGCACTGGCCGGGTGCTTGACGGCGTGATCTTTCACACTGGGCAGGTCGTGGTGTGCTGGCGCTCAGCCTTCGGCAGCATCACCATCTTTGAGAACTGGGACGCCTTCGCTGGGGTGCACCTGAAGGCACACCCCGAGAACCGGGCCAAGATCATCTTTCTCGATGGCGAGGCCCCGGAAGGCGCCCAGTAGGGCTACGTCGGGCTCGGCTGCCCATCGCCACGCTGTTCCTCCACGCACCTGGTGAGCAGCGGTCATGGTTGCCCTCTGGGCTCAGGGACGCTTGAGCGCCACCGCGCGCGCCAGCAGAGCCCGGGCGCGCCGCCGCCCATCGAAGGACCCCACCCCGAGGAAGCTCCCCAGGGCGAGGCTGAAGGGCAGGGCGAGCAGGGGCAGCGTCCACTCGCCCGTCACCTTCTGCACCCCGGCGTAGGTCCCCAGCAGCAGCGCGACCAGGCCGACGAGGCCGCCGACCCGGGCCGGCCCCAGCAGAGTGTTGGCGGCACGGTCCACGGCTTCCAGTTGGCTGTCGTACTCTGCGAGGGCGTATTCCAGCGCCTTGAGGTCGAAGGCCTGCAGCTTCTCGGCGACGTGCGCCTCGCGCGCTGCGCTCCACCATCGCGGCGTGGGCCTCCGGGTCGGCCGCGTTGGTGAGCCGGAGGTATTCCACGCGGTACAGGACCAGGCGCGCGAGGAACAGGACCAGCACGGCGGTGGCCAGGATGACCACGGTGAGGTCAGGAGCGTGGACGTTCACCAGGACGTAGGTGGTGGCGGTGGTGAGCAGCAGGGCGATGTCCAGCAGCAGGGGAAGGTTCGCGCTCAGGCGCCAGAAGGGGTGGCGCCGCCGCGCCTGCACCAGGGGTGGGCGCGAGGGTTGCAGCAGGGCGTGGATGGCGCGCACCTGCGAGAAGACGTCGTCGGGCACGCCCGCACCTTAGCTGAGGGGCCGGCGAGCGGCCGCCAAATATGAGCCGCGTTCCCACGTTGAATCTCCGGCGCCTGCGCACGCCGGGGGCGGGGCAGTACCACCGGGCCGGGGGCGCACGGAGCTTGAGGCCCAGCAGCGCGGCGGCCCCTGCGCGGTCCTGAGAGGCCCATGGAAGGGCCTTCGTGCCGTTCCCCTCTCCGCTGCCCCCAGCAGGCCCAGGCAGGCGCCCTGCGCGGGCGGACCTCCGGGCCAGCGAGGCTGCCCCGGCTGCTCCACCGGCCCATGAATGGCATCGGCCCTGTTCCGCGGCATTCTGGCCTGGAAGGGGGCGCCACGAGGGGCGACGGCCTGCCCGGGGCGGTGAGAACCGGTCGGGGAGTGGGAGAATCAATCCCGCAGTGGGAAAATAGGGTGAATGCTGTCCTGGACGGCTCAACCTCGCTAGGGAGCCGGGAGCTATTTTCCCACTTTTTTTCCGACCTGCATCTGGCTGAGTCAGGGGCACTGAAGCGCCGCGGGGTGCATCAGCCGTGGAAGTCGGGTAAAGGCCGTCCAGCACGGTGTGAACGGTGGGTCCGCAGCTCTCGCGGAGCAGTGGGAAAATGATGATCCGGGTGGGAAAGTACGCTAGATGCCTTCTGAGGCGCAATCCAGCCCACTTCAGGAG is a genomic window containing:
- a CDS encoding Mov34/MPN/PAD-1 family protein, which produces MSGRPSGVSLPLVFRKGDGGRLGIARSGLERMLSFTQRGPHDTEAGGVLIGRFIEGGEDVVVDLVTPPLPGDRRSRSRFHRAQRTHQEVIDHEWQASGGTRTYLGEWHTHPEPYPTPSTIDLNGWRQRMKRDTFHGDTLHFLIVGQVEVRAWEMRRGLCIPYVAPRATRLARTEEGES
- a CDS encoding SAVED domain-containing protein, which encodes MTKRSKKPTTKKLAQSAGAPKAESAATEKRRSETHKNLGTWDTIRLWVAAGGRCQRCNELLTESPTSWDPLNLAERAHIVAQTEGGPRGQEGLSNELATSLENVMLLCLKCHKEIDDAKLLPKFSVDRLRKMKAQHEERVRYLTDLRPKRTRILLLTTPIRQPADAGNEAKDREVVLREVDAREAILPDYFADSPHATAIRVEIEGEEDAVAWQSTFRRIKQRFDAKVQGEQLDHLSVFGLGKIPALAYLGHLIGDTRPVTVFNVSNGVPQKWQEAGPANFEYQVNRPPRAERPSRDVLLLLSLSGPVVARQYAGRVPEGSDVYEIANEEKYQQLNWLVAEKQLQQFGTVYQDLLSEIQRTHGQDAVIHVLAAAPAAVAIEVGRLHRSNSHPRLEVYNCVGGFFSPALTLRRGE